The genomic region TGGCTATAGCAGGCGCGATGTTTTGTCACTGCGACGGTGACGGCCGCAGGGATCTGGTCCGGATAGAGATGCAGGTTGGCAGGCAGGCAGGTCAGGTCGATATGGTTGAACTGGTTGCTGGCGTTGATGTCGAGGATTTCCCGCGCCAGCGCCCCACATGCGATGAGCAGAATGCGGCCTGGCTTGAATTCTGCTGCAGCCTGGCGCCGTTGCGTCAGTGGGTCTTTAGCCACTGGGTTTTCATCCAGTGGGGTACTGGTTGGTGGCGGGCGAACAGCGACACGGCCTTGCAGGCGTGACGCTCTTCCCCGCCGGGCCAAGTCAGGCGCTCATCTGGTTGTGTTTGCGCGCAACAAAGTCTTTGGCCATCTCCACCGCAACAGCCGCGTCGCGGCAATAGCCGTCAGCGCCAATCGCCTTGCCAAACTCTTCGTTGAGCGGCGCGCCGCCAACCAGAATGATATAATCGTCGCGTTTGCCCTGTTCGATCAGCGTGTCGATGACCACTTTCATGTAAGGCATGGTGGTGGTCAGCAAAGCGGACATGCCGAGAATATCAGCCTTTTCCCGCTCCAGCGCTTCGATGTAGTTTTCTACAGGATTGTTGATCCCCAGATCCACCACTTCAAAGCCGGCGCCTTCCATCATCATCGACACAAGGTTTTTGCCGATGTCGTGGATGTCGCCTTTGACCGTTCCGATCACCATTTTGCCAACCTGGGGCGCGCCGGTCGCCGCCAGCAGCGGTTTCAGGATGGCCATGCCACCTTTCATCGCGTTTGCCGACAACAGAACCTCGGGCACAAACAGGATGCCGTCGCGGAAATCGGCACCAACGATGGTCATACCGCTGACCAGCGCCTCGGTGAGGACTTTGTAGGGCGTCCACTCGCGGGCCAGAAGGATATTGACACCCTCTTCGATTTCTTCGCGCAGACCATCATAAAGATCGTCAAACATCTGCTGGACAAGTTCTTCGTCGTCCAGTTCCGCCAGGATGATGTCTTCTTCTTCTGACATGGGTGTCTTCCTTGACTTAAGTCGGGGGGCTGCCCCGGTGTGGCCGTGTTCCTGTCCCTTTTTGCCAAAAGGTCGCGAGGGAACTGCAATATTTGCGACACTGCCATGGCGTGAACCGACTTATAGGCGCAAAAACATCAAAATAATAATGAAGATTTCACATGGAGATCTTCGGTTTGGTGATTTTGTTCTATTTTTGTTCTCATTTGTGTGGCATGTAGGGGGCCATGCAGAGCCAAGACCGAACCAAGATCAGAATCCATACGGCCCGGGCTGCGCTAAGCAACCAAGCTGGGCGTTTTGACCTGTCGTGCGAGACGATTGAAGATGGCTGGGTTTCCGAGCCGGACGCATCCCGTGTTGCGACTGAGATTCGTCAGGAGGCGGCCCGGACCATCATCAGTTACAACCGATCGCCGGATTTGCCCTTTGACCGGTCTCTCAATCCATACCGGGGGTGTGAACACGGGTGCATCTATTGTTTTGCGCGCCCGACCCATGCCTATCTCGGGCTGTCTGCCGGATTGGATTTTGAGACCAAACTGGTGGCGCGGCCGAATGCGCCAGAGCTGCTGCGTCAGGAGCTGCGGGCCGGCAAGTACCGGGTGGCTCCCTTGGCCATTGGCACCAATACAGATCCCTACCAGCCGATCGAGAAGCAGCAATTGGTCATGCGCCGCTGCTTGCAGGTGCTGAGCGAATTTAACCATCCCGTAGCGGTGATCACCAAGGGGGCGTTGATTGAACGGGATATCGATATTCTGGCGCCAATGGCGGCCAGGGGGCTGGTCCGGGTAGGGGTTTCGGTGACGACACTGGATCCTGATCTTTCCCGCCGGATGGAACCTCGGGTGCCAACCCCAACCCGGCGGCTGGCGACCATCCGGCGGCTCAGCGAGGCCGGAATACCGGTGCGGATCATGGTGGCCCCGGTGGTGCCGGGGCTGACGGATCACGAGATCGAAGCGCTGTTGGCTGCGGGCTCCGAGGCTGGCGCCGATGCGGCCAGCTGGATCATGCTGCGGCTGCCGCGTGAGGTATCGGAGCTGTGGCAACAATGGCTGGCGGAGCATGAGCCGGGACGGGCCGCCAAAGTGATGGCTCGGCTGCGAGAGATGCATGGGGGGCGGGATTATGATCCGCGTTGGGGGCAACGTATGCGCGGCGAGGGAGAAT from Parasedimentitalea psychrophila harbors:
- a CDS encoding PA0069 family radical SAM protein — protein: MQSQDRTKIRIHTARAALSNQAGRFDLSCETIEDGWVSEPDASRVATEIRQEAARTIISYNRSPDLPFDRSLNPYRGCEHGCIYCFARPTHAYLGLSAGLDFETKLVARPNAPELLRQELRAGKYRVAPLAIGTNTDPYQPIEKQQLVMRRCLQVLSEFNHPVAVITKGALIERDIDILAPMAARGLVRVGVSVTTLDPDLSRRMEPRVPTPTRRLATIRRLSEAGIPVRIMVAPVVPGLTDHEIEALLAAGSEAGADAASWIMLRLPREVSELWQQWLAEHEPGRAAKVMARLREMHGGRDYDPRWGQRMRGEGEYARMIGHRFKTACRKLGLQEKTAELRCDLFSSPAQVGDQLSFF
- a CDS encoding corrinoid protein produces the protein MSEEEDIILAELDDEELVQQMFDDLYDGLREEIEEGVNILLAREWTPYKVLTEALVSGMTIVGADFRDGILFVPEVLLSANAMKGGMAILKPLLAATGAPQVGKMVIGTVKGDIHDIGKNLVSMMMEGAGFEVVDLGINNPVENYIEALEREKADILGMSALLTTTMPYMKVVIDTLIEQGKRDDYIILVGGAPLNEEFGKAIGADGYCRDAAVAVEMAKDFVARKHNQMSA